A window of Primulina huaijiensis isolate GDHJ02 chromosome 9, ASM1229523v2, whole genome shotgun sequence contains these coding sequences:
- the LOC140985262 gene encoding fatty acid desaturase 4-like 2, chloroplastic, producing MDVVFQRNPTLNKLVYGARSRHRISLPNRLIHCSAMAPPKNHLSGNLELEPKLTTRGSPVLNDPTLKSTWPQRAWVAGGCTTVLISLAKSVFAAEASHIWLEPILAGLIGYVLADLASGVYHWGIDNYGSSGTPVFGVQIEGFQGHHKWPWVITRRQFANNLHSLAKGTIFTVLPINFICDDPTIMGFVSVCSGCIMFSQQFHAWAHSTKSKLPPLVVALQDAGVLVSRSQHAAHHRTPYNNNYCIVSGIWNEILDESRLFEALEMAIFFKFGVRPRSWTEPNSDVPKEAETTSLAP from the coding sequence ATGGATGTTGTATTTCAGCGGAATCCAACTCTTAATAAACTTGTATATGGTGCCAGAAGTCGCCATCGAATTTCCCTTCCTAACAGACTAATTCATTGTTCTGCCATGGCGCCGCCCAAGAACCACCTTTCGGGTAACTTGGAACTCGAACCCAAGCTCACAACCCGCGGCTCCCCGGTGCTAAATGACCCGACTTTGAAATCTACGTGGCCTCAGCGTGCATGGGTGGCAGGCGGTTGCACCACTGTGTTGATTTCTCTGGCGAAATCAGTATTTGCTGCTGAGGCTTCCCACATTTGGCTCGAGCCCATCTTAGCCGGCTTGATTGGCTACGTGCTCGCTGATCTCGCCTCCGGCGTATACCACTGGGGCATTGACAACTATGGCAGCAGCGGAACTCCAGTCTTCGGCGTACAAATTGAAGGATTTCAGGGTCACCACAAGTGGCCTTGGGTTATCACACGTCGACAGTTCGCCAACAACTTACACTCGCTGGCCAAAGGCACGATTTTCACTGTCCTCCCAATAAATTTCATCTGCGACGATCCGACAATAATGGGGTTCGTCTCTGTGTGCTCGGGCTGCATTATGTTCAGTCAGCAGTTTCACGCGTGGGCTCATAGCACTAAGAGCAAACTCCCGCCGTTGGTGGTGGCACTGCAAGACGCCGGAGTGCTGGTATCGAGGTCGCAACACGCGGCGCACCACCGCACACCATATAACAACAACTATTGCATAGTGAGTGGGATTTGGAATGAGATTTTGGATGAGTCGAGGTTATTTGAGGCGCTGGAAATGGCGATTTTCTTCAAGTTCGGGGTCAGGCCAAGATCATGGACTGAACCCAACTCTGATGTCCCCAAAGAAGCAGAAACTACATCTTTGGCTCCATAA
- the LOC140984583 gene encoding uncharacterized protein → MILGFKISIKTHHILMILMTIFIISGVYTREAQAYKAIFRPKDLLPLLPRQVSWPILNALNNEADLLPAFVGAATAGNAPQLEWKGACFYNNSAWLEFHNKSESKFGGGTLHIKVSNAHSWTCMDLYIFATPYQVTWDYYFLSREHTLEFKEWESEAEFEYVKNRGVSIFLMQAGMLGTLRALWEVFPLFTRWGESSNVAFLKKHMDATFDERPEPWVTNITVEDIQSGDFLVLSKIRGLWGGFETLEKWVTGSYAGHSAVCLRDSDGKLWVAESGNENEKGEDVIAILPWDEWWEFELTKDDANPHIALLPLHPELREKFNESAAWEYAQSMSGNPYGYHNLIFSWIDTVSGNYPKPLDAHLVASFMTVWTQMRPSYASNLWIEALNKRLGTENCTLSEILVEVEKRGSSFGELLAVPEQDDWVYADGKSTSCVAFVFELYKAAGLFGNLSSSIQVTEFTIKDAYSLKFFENNMSHLPKWCNDGDTVKLPFCQIRGKYRMELPGYNTVEPYPHMNERCPSMPKDYYRPAGC, encoded by the exons ATGATACTTGGGTTCAAGATCAGCATCAAAACCCATCATATATTAATGATATTGATGACTATTTTCATCATTTCTGGTGTATACACCCGAGAAGCACAAGCCTATAAAGCAATCTTTCGTCCTAAAGATTTACTGCCTCTGCTTCCTAGACAAGTTTCCTGGCCTATTCTAAATGCTCTCAATAACGAGGCGGACCTTTTGCCTGCTTTTGTTGGAGCTGCCACTGCTGGTAACGCTCCCCAACTAGAGTGGAAAGGTGCTTGCTTTTACAACAACTCTGCTTGGTTGGAGTTTCACAACAAAAGTGAAAGTAAATTCGGGGGCGGTACTCTTCATATTAAG GTAAGCAATGCTCATAGTTGGACGTGCATGGATCTTTATATCTTTGCAACTCCTTATCAAGTtacatgggattattactttttatctcGAGAGCACACCCTCGAATTCAAAGAGTGGGAATCAGAAGCTGAGTTTGAATAT GTAAAAAATAGAGGGGTATCGATCTTTCTCATGCAAGCAGGGATGTTAGGAACCCTTCGCGCTCTATGGGAAGTGTTCCCTTTGTTCACCAGATGGGGGGAGAGTTCTAATGTTGCATTTCTTAAAAAGCACATGGATGCTACTTTTGACGAACGCCCCGAACCGTGGGTCACTAACATTACTGTTGAGGATATCCAGTCTGGAGATTTCCTTGTATTATCGAAAATCCGAGGTCTGTGGGGTGGTTTTGAGACATTAGAAAAGTGGGTAACTGGATCATATGCGGGTCATTCTGCGGTCTGTCTAAGGGACTCTGATGGAAAGCTATGGGTTGCAGAATCAGGAAACGAGAATGAGAAG GGGGAAGATGTTATTGCTATCTTACCATGGGATGAATGGTGGGAATTTGAACTCACAAAAGATGATGCCAATCCACATATAGCGTTACTTCCCTTGCATCCAGAACTCCGTGAAAAGTTCAACGAAAGTGCTGCCTGGGAATACGCACAAAGCATGTCAGGAAATCCTTATGGTTATCACAATTTGATATTTAGCTGGATAGATACAGTTAGTGGGAATTACCCAAAACCTTTGGATGCTCACCTG GTGGCTTCTTTTATGACTGTTTGGACACAAATGCGACCGTCATACGCCAGTAACTTGTGGATTGAAGCATTGAACAAACGTCTTGGAACTGAG AACTGTACACTTTCTGAAATTCTCGTGGAAGTTGAGAAGCGTGGTTCATCTTTTGGTGAATTGTTGGCTGTTCCAGAACAAGATGATTGGGTTTATGCAGATGGGAAGTCAACATCATGTGTTGCTTTTGTCTTCGAATTATACAAGGCAGCAGGGCTGTTTGGTAACCTTTCGAGCTCTATTCAAGTCACTGAGTTCACT ATAAAAGATGCTTACTCActcaagttttttgaaaataacatGAGCCATTTACCTAAATGGTGTAACGATGGGGACACAGTAAAGCTCCCCTTCTGTCAAATTCGAGGAAAATATCGAATGGAATTACCGGGATACAACACGGTGGAACCTTATCCTCACATGAATGAAAGGTGCCCTTCGATGCCTAAAGATTATTACAGACCAGCTGGCTGCTGA
- the LOC140984584 gene encoding protein FATTY ACID EXPORT 5-like isoform X1 has protein sequence MIQIWKSEMHDFCFTIPYGLLLVCGGVIGYAKKGSVASLAGGCGTGLFLIMAGYLSLQAFNKRKNSYLALILETVIAAVLTWVMGQRYMQTSKIMPAGIVAGLSFVMTGFYLYKITTGGNHIPPKKD, from the exons ATGATCCAGATTTGGAAATCAGAAATGCATGACTTTTGCTTCACGATCCCATATGGGCTGCTTCTGGTGTGTGGTGGCGTCATAGGATATGCCAAAAAAGGCAGCGTAGCGTCGCTGGCTGGTGGCTGCGGGACTGGTCTGTTTCTTATCATGGCTGGTTACCTCAGCCTCCAAGCATTCAATAAGCGCAAAAATTCTTACTTGGCCTTGATTCTTGAAACGG TTATTGCTGCCGTGCTAACATGGGTCATGGGACAGCGATACATGCAAACTTCCAAGATAATGCCTGCTGGTATTGTTGCTGGTCTCAG CTTTGTCATGACTGGATTTTATCTTTACAAGATTACGACTGGTGGGAACCATATCCCACCCAAGAAGGACTAA
- the LOC140984584 gene encoding protein FATTY ACID EXPORT 5-like isoform X2 has protein sequence MHDFCFTIPYGLLLVCGGVIGYAKKGSVASLAGGCGTGLFLIMAGYLSLQAFNKRKNSYLALILETVIAAVLTWVMGQRYMQTSKIMPAGIVAGLSFVMTGFYLYKITTGGNHIPPKKD, from the exons ATGCATGACTTTTGCTTCACGATCCCATATGGGCTGCTTCTGGTGTGTGGTGGCGTCATAGGATATGCCAAAAAAGGCAGCGTAGCGTCGCTGGCTGGTGGCTGCGGGACTGGTCTGTTTCTTATCATGGCTGGTTACCTCAGCCTCCAAGCATTCAATAAGCGCAAAAATTCTTACTTGGCCTTGATTCTTGAAACGG TTATTGCTGCCGTGCTAACATGGGTCATGGGACAGCGATACATGCAAACTTCCAAGATAATGCCTGCTGGTATTGTTGCTGGTCTCAG CTTTGTCATGACTGGATTTTATCTTTACAAGATTACGACTGGTGGGAACCATATCCCACCCAAGAAGGACTAA
- the LOC140985252 gene encoding uncharacterized protein, with protein MPLGSVIRIGSQLGTSPFNSILKFCTTNLRFLRLVHQSGLMKRPTCPSCSKPTVTCLCNTLKTPAFHNSVAVTILHHSLEKKHPLNSARIATLGLKNVDVFTVSDVNFQARFFIRLLDSGGKMDRIETNGSCNVFDEMSSEGETNGCVDGPVLDGQIRERDCFDGVKISEICNDDTILPLRSCQLNEVVSGGNSKDDVTDEDIAAFHGCKSSEINFTVEKYGAITSFDQSWRATNKWRKLDFDNLLHSDVAVDDLRKGFVVKKLQSKPVVGSNRHEEFEEFDITVPPGSVLLFPSEESLGIEALTVDVKNLIVLDGTWAKAKRMYKENPWLKFLPHIRLDIHESSLYAEVRHQPKAEFLSTIESIVYALKGVGEEPDGLDGLLDVFRSMVGHQRRCKDERLSNVS; from the coding sequence ATGCCGCTCGGTTCTGTGATACGAATTGGATCGCAACTGGGAACTTCGCCATTCAACTCCATCCTTAAATTCTGCACAACAAATTTACGATTTCTCCGACTGGTGCATCAATCCGGGTTAATGAAGAGACCCACTTGCCCCTCATGCTCCAAACCTACTGTTACTTGCCTCTGCAACACATTGAAGACCCCTGCTTTCCATAATTCCGTCGCCGTCACCATTCTCCATCACAGTCTTGAGAAGAAGCACCCCTTGAATTCTGCAAGAATCGCCACCCTGGGTTTGAAAAATGTGGATGTTTTCACCGTCTCTGATGTTAATTTCCAGGCCCGGTTCTTTATTCGGTTGCTTGATTCAGGTGGGAAAATGGATCGGATTGAGACGAATGGAAGCTGCaatgtgtttgatgaaatgtcAAGTGAAGGGGAGACTAATGGTTGTGTTGATGGGCCAGTTTTAGATGGACAAATTAGGGAAAGAGACTGCTTTGATGGTGTGAAAATTAGCGAAATTTGCAACGATGATACAATTTTACCATTGAGGAGTTGTCAACTGAATGAGGTAGTGTCGGGTGGGAATAGTAAAGATGATGTAACTGACGAGGATATAGCAGCTTTCCATGGTTGTAAATCTTCTGAAATCAATTTCACAGTTGAAAAATATGGAGCTATTACGTCCTTCGATCAAAGTTGGAGAGCAACAAACAAATGGAGGAAACTGGATTTTGATAACCTGCTGCACTCTGATGTAGCTGTTGATGATTTAAGAAAAGGTTTCGTCGTGAAAAAGCTGCAAAGCAAGCCAGTGGTTGGGAGCAACAGACACGAAGAGTTTGAAGAATTCGACATTACTGTTCCTCCAGGATCAGTTCTTTTATTTCCAAGTGAAGAATCATTAGGCATTGAAGCTTTAACTGTTGATGTCAAGAATTTAATTGTGTTGGATGGAACTTGGGCCAAGGCAAAGAGAATGTATAAGGAGAATCCTTGGTTGAAGTTCTTGCCTCATATAAGGTTGGATATACACGAGTCGAGCTTATATGCAGAAGTGAGGCATCAGCCAAAGGCTGAATTTTTGTCGACTATTGAAAGTATTGTGTATGCATTGAAAGGTGTGGGAGAAGAGCCCGATGGATTGGATGGTCTTTTGGATGTTTTTCGATCCATGGTTGGACATCAAAGGCGTTgcaaagatgagagattgagCAACGTTTCTTGA
- the LOC140985253 gene encoding CRS2-associated factor 2, mitochondrial isoform X2: MLNLILPRILLPQNPNVCQMLNLISWRRSIFRQPTNPRLSTQLCSSSIFSIVCFLCHSPSKEEIYDQPFSRATTQPPKKKSKSSLSVRKNQPQKSTNKTSSDNANQFPVKSDLAFDFMYSYSENSPDVQPIGFREPPRFSPFGPGRIDRKWTGTCAPADHKPDFEKLKEERERVLGEPLSEQEITELVEKYRHIDCSRQINLGKGGVTHNMLEDIHNHWKRAEAVRIKCLGVPTLDMDNVCFHLEDKSRGKIIYRHINILLLYRGRNYEFTKRPQIPLMLWKPYAPIYPKLVKNVTDGLTFEETKEMRNQGLTSPPLMKLSRNGVYVNVVDRVRAAFETEEVVRLDCTYVGASDCKKIGVKLRDLVPCVPILFKDEQIILWKGNKKRE, from the exons ATGCTAAATTTGATTCTACCCCGTATACTTCTGCCGCAGAACCCCAACGTATGTCAAATGCTGAATCTCATTTCATGGCGTCGCTCAATCTTCCGACAACCCACAAACCCTAGATTATCTACTCAATTATGCTCATCATCAATCTTCTCCATCGTTTGTTTTCTTTGCCACTCTCCATCCAAGGAAGAAATTTACGACCAGCCATTTTCACGGGCCACAACACAACCGCCCAAAAAGAAGAGCAAATCAAGTCTTTCCGTGCGCAAAAATCAACCCCAAAAAAGCACCAATAAGACGAGTTCTGACAACGCAAACCAGTTTCCGGTGAAGTCCGACTTGGCCTTTGATTTTATGTATTCTTATTCGGAGAACAGCCCGGATGTTCAGCCCATTGGCTTCCGCGAACCTCCGCGCTTCTCACCCTTTGGACCGGGTCGGATAGATCGTAAATGGACCGGTACTTGTGCTCCAGCTGACCATAAGCCGGATTTCGAGAAGTTGAAGGAGGAACGTGAAAGAGTTCTCGGGGAGCCGCTTTCAGAACAGGAAATAACGGAGCTTGTGGAGAAGTATCGCCACATTGATTGCTCGCGCCAAATTAATTTGG GAAAAGGAGGAGTTACTCACAACATGCTTGAAGACATCCACAATCACTGGAAAAGGGCAGAAGCAGTGAGAATAAAGTGCTTGGGAGTGCCAACACTTGACATGGACAATGTTTGCTTCCATCTTGAG GACAAATCTAGAGGGAAAATTATCTACCGCCACATAAATATCCTCCTCTTATATCGTGGTCGTAACTATGAATTCACAAAACGACCACAAATTCCTCTAATGTTGTGGAAGCCTTATGCACCAATTTATCCAAAGCTCGTGAAGAATGTCACTGATGGTTTGACTTTTGAAGAAACCAAGGAGATGCGGAACCAAGGACTTACTTCTCCCCCTTTGATGAAACTGT CTAGGAATGGTGTGTATGTTAATGTAGTGGATAGAGTACGAGCAGCATTTGAGACCGAAGAAGTGGTGAGGCTCGATTGTACTTATGTGGGTGCCAGCGACTGTAAAAAGATTGGCGTCAAATTAAGA GATCTGGTTCCTTGTGTCCCTATCCTTTTTAAAGATGAACAGATTATCCTCTGGAAGGGAAATAAAAAGAGGGAATAG
- the LOC140985253 gene encoding CRS2-associated factor 2, mitochondrial isoform X1 codes for MLNLILPRILLPQNPNVCQMLNLISWRRSIFRQPTNPRLSTQLCSSSIFSIVCFLCHSPSKEEIYDQPFSRATTQPPKKKSKSSLSVRKNQPQKSTNKTSSDNANQFPVKSDLAFDFMYSYSENSPDVQPIGFREPPRFSPFGPGRIDRKWTGTCAPADHKPDFEKLKEERERVLGEPLSEQEITELVEKYRHIDCSRQINLGKGGVTHNMLEDIHNHWKRAEAVRIKCLGVPTLDMDNVCFHLEDKSRGKIIYRHINILLLYRGRNYEFTKRPQIPLMLWKPYAPIYPKLVKNVTDGLTFEETKEMRNQGLTSPPLMKLSRNGVYVNVVDRVRAAFETEEVVRLDCTYVGASDCKKIGVKLRVRGPLSFIADLVPCVPILFKDEQIILWKGNKKRE; via the exons ATGCTAAATTTGATTCTACCCCGTATACTTCTGCCGCAGAACCCCAACGTATGTCAAATGCTGAATCTCATTTCATGGCGTCGCTCAATCTTCCGACAACCCACAAACCCTAGATTATCTACTCAATTATGCTCATCATCAATCTTCTCCATCGTTTGTTTTCTTTGCCACTCTCCATCCAAGGAAGAAATTTACGACCAGCCATTTTCACGGGCCACAACACAACCGCCCAAAAAGAAGAGCAAATCAAGTCTTTCCGTGCGCAAAAATCAACCCCAAAAAAGCACCAATAAGACGAGTTCTGACAACGCAAACCAGTTTCCGGTGAAGTCCGACTTGGCCTTTGATTTTATGTATTCTTATTCGGAGAACAGCCCGGATGTTCAGCCCATTGGCTTCCGCGAACCTCCGCGCTTCTCACCCTTTGGACCGGGTCGGATAGATCGTAAATGGACCGGTACTTGTGCTCCAGCTGACCATAAGCCGGATTTCGAGAAGTTGAAGGAGGAACGTGAAAGAGTTCTCGGGGAGCCGCTTTCAGAACAGGAAATAACGGAGCTTGTGGAGAAGTATCGCCACATTGATTGCTCGCGCCAAATTAATTTGG GAAAAGGAGGAGTTACTCACAACATGCTTGAAGACATCCACAATCACTGGAAAAGGGCAGAAGCAGTGAGAATAAAGTGCTTGGGAGTGCCAACACTTGACATGGACAATGTTTGCTTCCATCTTGAG GACAAATCTAGAGGGAAAATTATCTACCGCCACATAAATATCCTCCTCTTATATCGTGGTCGTAACTATGAATTCACAAAACGACCACAAATTCCTCTAATGTTGTGGAAGCCTTATGCACCAATTTATCCAAAGCTCGTGAAGAATGTCACTGATGGTTTGACTTTTGAAGAAACCAAGGAGATGCGGAACCAAGGACTTACTTCTCCCCCTTTGATGAAACTGT CTAGGAATGGTGTGTATGTTAATGTAGTGGATAGAGTACGAGCAGCATTTGAGACCGAAGAAGTGGTGAGGCTCGATTGTACTTATGTGGGTGCCAGCGACTGTAAAAAGATTGGCGTCAAATTAAGAGTACGAGGCCCCCTCTCCTTTATAGCA GATCTGGTTCCTTGTGTCCCTATCCTTTTTAAAGATGAACAGATTATCCTCTGGAAGGGAAATAAAAAGAGGGAATAG
- the LOC140985253 gene encoding CRS2-associated factor 2, mitochondrial isoform X3, translating to MLNLILPRILLPQNPNVCQMLNLISWRRSIFRQPTNPRLSTQLCSSSIFSIVCFLCHSPSKEEIYDQPFSRATTQPPKKKSKSSLSVRKNQPQKSTNKTSSDNANQFPVKSDLAFDFMYSYSENSPDVQPIGFREPPRFSPFGPGRIDRKWTGTCAPADHKPDFEKLKEERERVLGEPLSEQEITELVEKYRHIDCSRQINLGKGGVTHNMLEDIHNHWKRAEAVRIKCLGVPTLDMDNVCFHLEDKSRGKIIYRHINILLLYRGRNYEFTKRPQIPLMLWKPYAPIYPKLVKNVTDGLTFEETKEMRNQGLTSPPLMKL from the exons ATGCTAAATTTGATTCTACCCCGTATACTTCTGCCGCAGAACCCCAACGTATGTCAAATGCTGAATCTCATTTCATGGCGTCGCTCAATCTTCCGACAACCCACAAACCCTAGATTATCTACTCAATTATGCTCATCATCAATCTTCTCCATCGTTTGTTTTCTTTGCCACTCTCCATCCAAGGAAGAAATTTACGACCAGCCATTTTCACGGGCCACAACACAACCGCCCAAAAAGAAGAGCAAATCAAGTCTTTCCGTGCGCAAAAATCAACCCCAAAAAAGCACCAATAAGACGAGTTCTGACAACGCAAACCAGTTTCCGGTGAAGTCCGACTTGGCCTTTGATTTTATGTATTCTTATTCGGAGAACAGCCCGGATGTTCAGCCCATTGGCTTCCGCGAACCTCCGCGCTTCTCACCCTTTGGACCGGGTCGGATAGATCGTAAATGGACCGGTACTTGTGCTCCAGCTGACCATAAGCCGGATTTCGAGAAGTTGAAGGAGGAACGTGAAAGAGTTCTCGGGGAGCCGCTTTCAGAACAGGAAATAACGGAGCTTGTGGAGAAGTATCGCCACATTGATTGCTCGCGCCAAATTAATTTGG GAAAAGGAGGAGTTACTCACAACATGCTTGAAGACATCCACAATCACTGGAAAAGGGCAGAAGCAGTGAGAATAAAGTGCTTGGGAGTGCCAACACTTGACATGGACAATGTTTGCTTCCATCTTGAG GACAAATCTAGAGGGAAAATTATCTACCGCCACATAAATATCCTCCTCTTATATCGTGGTCGTAACTATGAATTCACAAAACGACCACAAATTCCTCTAATGTTGTGGAAGCCTTATGCACCAATTTATCCAAAGCTCGTGAAGAATGTCACTGATGGTTTGACTTTTGAAGAAACCAAGGAGATGCGGAACCAAGGACTTACTTCTCCCCCTTTGATGAAACT CTAG
- the LOC140984818 gene encoding DEAD-box ATP-dependent RNA helicase 32: MVRPKTSKFKLQNRLSEVNEIELLNSWIDSGKPDSGTNPLSQPHPPEKGRIGRLPDGSFSPYSGAEKFTQLPLSKKTKDGLTQAEYSKMTDIQRASLPHSLCGRDILGAAKTGSGKTLAFVIPVLEKLYRDRWGPEDGVGCIIMSPTRELAGQLFEAFKSVGRHHGFSAGLLIGGRKDVDTEKERVNELNILVCTPGRLLQHMDETPNFDCSQLQVLVLDEADRILDVGFKKDVNAIISQLPKKRQTLLFSATQTKSVQDLARLSLKDPEYLSVHEESETATPNRLQQTALIVPLDQKLDMLWSFLKAHLGSRILVFLSSCKQVKFVFEAFKKLRPGIPLKCLHGRMKQEIRMGIYAQFCEKNSVLFSTDVASRGLDFNKAVDWVVQVDCPEDVASYIHRVGRTARYLSGGRSILFLAPSETKMLEKLQEKKIPIRFIKANTKRLQPVSGLLKALLVKYPDLQYLAQRSFVTYLRSIHKQRDKEIFDVAKLPIDEFSASLGLPMTPKVRFLKIKVKDKKVSEELTLVPESNAAENRFKLLKETSGTGISDETELHTEGDLSLKVVTQHFGKDNTPDIRDDMPATRVLKNKKLKINVDRPAGRHVVFDDDDDDVDGSDTSTSPTKLANTQTWSDSSKLDKDIVNQRYTKLREEVTGVDKEDKASYRQHLREKRIKRKMKLKRRRDEEGEGEGDLSGSDKEAPTGRVNKKSKIYFHDSEDGEMRQGTSMSTDSITLAEQEEMALKLLSSMHS; encoded by the exons ATGGTAAGACCCAAAACCAGCAAGTTCAAATTGCAGAATCGGTTATCCGAGGTTAATGAAATCGAGCTACTCAATTCATGGATCGATTCGGGGAAGCCTGACTCCGGTACCAACCCGCTCTCCCAGCCTCATCCACCGGAAAAAGGTCGAATTGGGAGGCTCCCTGACGGTTCCTTTTCTCCCTATTCCGGGGCTGAGAAATTTACTCAACTGCCTCTATCGAAGAAAACCAAAGATGGATTGACGCAAGCCGAGTATTCAAAAATGACTGACATTCAGAGGGCCTCGCTCCCACACTCGCTATGCGGCCGTGACATCCTTGGAGCTGCTAAAACGGGGTCTGGAAAGACTTTGGCTTTTGTTATCCCG GTTTTAGAGAAGTTATACAGAGATAGATGGGGTCCAGAGGATGGGGTTGGATGCATTATCATGTCTCCCACCAGAGAATTAGCCGGTCAGCTTTTCGAAGCATTCAAATCTGTGGGGAGGCACCATGGCTTCAGTGCTGGACTTTTAATTGGTGGTCGCAAGGATGTTGACACAGAGAAAGAGCGTGTAAATGAGCTGAACATTTTGGTCTGTACACCAGGTCGACTACTTCAGCACATGGATGAAACCCCAAATTTTGACTGTTCACAACTTCAG GTGTTAGTTCTTGATGAAGCAGATCGTATTCTTGATGTTGGTTTTAAGAAAGATGTTAATGCTATAATATCTCAATTACCAAAAAAGAGACAAACATTATTATTCTCTGCAACCCAGACAAAGTCTGTTCAAGATCTTGCAAGACTTAGTCTGAAAGATCCAGAGTACCTTAGCGTGCATGAGGAGTCTGAAACTGCTACACCTAATCGTTTACAGCAGACAGCTTTGATTGTTCCTCTTGACCAAAAGCTTGACATGTTATGGAGTTTTCTAAAGGCGCATCTCGGTTCAAGGATACTGGTCTTTCTTTCGAGCTGCAAGCAG GTAAAATTTGTGTTTGAAGCATTCAAGAAACTTCGTCCCGGAATTCCTTTGAAATGTCTCCATGGAAGGATGAAGCAGGAGATACGCATGGGAATATATGCACAATTTTGTGAAAAGAATTCTGTACTTTTCTCCACTGATGTGGCTTCTAGAGGACTTGATTTTAATAAAGCTGTCGATTGGGTTGTCCAG GTAGATTGCCCTGAAGATGTTGCTTCTTACATACACAGAGTGGGGCGTACTGCCCGTTACCTTTCTGGTGGGAGATCCATTTTATTCCTTGCACCCTCGGAGACAAAGATGCTTGAAAAATTACAAGAGAAAAAGATACCTATTCGATTTATTAAG GCAAATACCAAAAGGTTGCAACCTGTTTCAGGATTGTTAAAGGCATTATTGGTCAAATACCCCGATCTGCAATATCTGGCTCAGAGATCCTTTGTAACATATTTGAGGTCTATCCATAAGCAGCGTGATAAGGAGATTTTTGATGTTGCTAAACTTCCGATAGATGAATTCTCCGCATCACTAGGTCTCCCCATGACCCCAAAGGTCcgttttctgaaaataaaaGTTAAGGACAAAAAAGTGTCCGAAGAATTGACCCTTGTTCCTGAAAGCAATGCTGCTGAGAACCGATTCAAACTGTTAAAAGAAACTTCAGGCACTGGTATATCCGATGAAACAGAATTGCATACTGAAGGTGATCTTAGTTTGAAGGTGGTCACTCAGCATTTTGGGAAAGATAACACTCCCGATATTAGAGATGACAT GCCTGCCACTAGGGTTTTAAAGAATAAGAAGCTGAAGATCAATGTGGATAGACCGGCAGGCAgacatgttgtatttgatgatgatgatgatgatgttgaTGGTAGCGACACTTCAACCTCTCCTACAAAACTAGCCAATACCCAGACTTGGTCTGATTCCAGTAAGCTGGACAAGGACAtag TAAATCAAAGATACACCAAGCTGCGGGAGGAGGTGACTGGGGTGGACAAGGAAGACAAAGCTTCGTACCGCCAACATTTAAGAGAAAAGCGTATCAAACGAAAGATGAAGTTGAAAAGACGTAGAGATGAGGAGGGTGAGGGTGAGGGTGATCTCTCTGGTTCAGACAAAGAGGCACCCACTGGTAGAGTCAATAAAAAGTCAAAGATCTATTTCCATGATAGCGAAGATGGTGAGATGAGGCAAGGTACTAGCATGAGTACAGACTCCATTACTCTTGCAGAGCAAGAGGAAATGGCTCTCAAGTTGTTGAGTTCGATGCACTCCTAA